The proteins below come from a single Stomoxys calcitrans chromosome 1, idStoCalc2.1, whole genome shotgun sequence genomic window:
- the LOC106094021 gene encoding larval cuticle protein 65Ag1-like, with translation MKFIVLFAALFAVALAAPRSDAEVLKNESDVGPESYNFAYATSDGITAQEDGHLQNIGSENEAISVKGQYSYTGDDGQTYTVTYTADENGFQPQGAHLPVAPEA, from the exons ATGAAATTCATCGTTCTATTCGCTGCACTCTTCGCTGTCGCATTGGCTGCTCCCCGCTCCGACGCTGAAGTCCTCAAGAACGAGTCCGATGTGGGTCCCGAATCCTACAACTTTGC TTACGCTACCAGTGATGGCATCACCGCCCAAGAAGATGGACACTTGCAAAATATTGGCTCCGAAAATGAGGCCATCTCTGTCAAAGGTCAATACTCCTACACCGGTGATGACGGTCAAACCTACACAGTCACCTACACTGCCGATGAAAATGGTTTCCAACCCCAAGGTGCCCATTTGCCCGTTGCCCCTGAAGCTTAA
- the LOC106094020 gene encoding larval cuticle protein 65Ag1-like, with translation MKFIVLFAALFAVALAAPRPDAEILRNESEVGPESYSYSYETSDGNKAQEEGLLKNAGSENEAISVTGQFSYVGDDGQTYTVTYTADENGFQPQGAHLPVAPEA, from the exons ATGAAATTCATCGTTCTTTTCGCTGCTCTCTTCGCCGTTGCCTTGGCTGCTCCCCGCCCCGACGCTGAAATTCTTAGGAATGAATCCGAAGTTGGTCCTGAATCCTACAGCTACTC TTACGAGACCAGTGATGGCAACAAAGCCCAAGAAGAAGGACTATTGAAAAACGCTGGCTCCGAAAATGAAGCCATCTCTGTTACAGGCCAATTCTCATACGTTGGTGATGATGGCCAGACCTACACTGTCACCTACACAGCCGATGAAAACGGTTTCCAACCCCAAGGTGCCCATTTGCCAGTTGCCCCTGAAGCTTAA
- the LOC131994488 gene encoding larval cuticle protein 65Ag1-like, producing MKFIILFAAIFAVVLAAPRPDAEVLKNESDVGPESYNFAYATSDGITAQEEGHLQNIGSENEAISVKGQYSYTGDDGQTYTVTYTADENGFQPQGAHLPVAPEA from the exons ATGAAATTCATAATTCTTTTCGCTGCTATCTTTGCCGTTGTTTTGGCTGCTCCCCGCCCCGATGCTGAAGTCCTCAAGAACGAGTCCGATGTTGGTCCTGAATCCTACAACTTCGC TTACGCTACCAGTGATGGCATCACCGCCCAAGAAGAAGGACACTTGCAAAATATTGGCTCCGAAAATGAGGCCATCTCTGTCAAAGGTCAATACTCCTATACCGGTGATGACGGTCAAACCTACACAGTCACCTACACTGCCGATGAAAATGGTTTCCAACCCCAAGGTGCCCATTTGCCCGTTGCCCCCGAAGCCTAA